The following nucleotide sequence is from Achromobacter spanius.
GGCAACCGTGCCGGGGAACTTGACCTCGCCTTCCACGTAGACACGCTTGCTTCGATAGCCCAGCACGCGTACCGTGATCTGCGGATCCTGGATGTACTTGCCGGAACTATTCACTATGAGATTGCGCGCCTGAAGTTCCGTCAACCCCGCCACTTTCAGCAGTCCCGTATAGGGAAATTGGATATATCCAGTGGATGAGACGGTATACCCCGGTATGCCCGAGGCGGTATCCCCCATGACTAGTTCGGTCACCCCAGTCCCGATGGCATAGGTTTGCGTCGGAAGGACGAGTTCGGGGTGATCCCACACCACGATGGAAAGAATGTCACCCGGCCCGATGCGGTAGGGCTCGGCGCTTCCCACCAGCTTTTCGACGCCATCGTTGTTGATGACCGCCTCGCGGTTGCGCAGGTCGTCAACGACCAGCGAGGGGGTGATTTCCTTGACCGTCGCCACCGAATTCGGATCCAGGGGATCAACGAGATGGTCGGCGTTAAAGGTCATACCAGGGGACAAGGCGCAAGCGCCCAGCGAGGACACGAGCGCGATAGCGGCGATGGCTCGGCTCAACGTTCCGATAAATGTCGTCATGGCGAATCCACAGTGAATGACTTCGTTGCTTGGAATGGAGCCCGATGCGTAACGGGTTGCGACATTCCACTCTCTTTTCGAAGCCCCGCACATTCGACGGATGCCCTAAGCCTTCTCCTACATCGTTTGGAGGTTTCGGCTAAGCCACGCACTCAATAAGATTTCGTCGGTAGCCACATGTTTTGCGGCAGTGCATCGTTTTTGCTTTCGCCGCAAGAAGACGCCCCACGAACAGGAGTGCGCGATGGACCCGTCCCAATCGGACACATCGGCAAGATTCAGCGGAGCAAGCTATCTGTATCGCCTGCTCGACGCCGCGATCGTCATCACCTGCGGCCTGACTGCCACCGGCTTGAAATTCTCGGACGATGCAATGGCGGAGCCTCCGCAGATTCATCTGTTCCTGATCTATCTGTGCGGGTTGGGGGTGATAGCCCTGTTCCCGGCCTTTCGCCTGTACGTGTCGTGGCGCGGCCGGATGCTGACGGATCTGGTGGTGCGCAGCCTGGTCGCGTGGGCCACCGTGTTCGCGCTGGGCATCCTTATCAGTTTTCTCATGCATCAGACCGCCGCGATATCGCGCATGTGGGCGGGTACCTGGTTCGGCATGACCGCCCTGACGCTGGCGGGCGTACGCATCGCGGTCTACGCCGCGCTGGGCGCCGCGCGCGATCGCGGCCTGAACAAGAAGCATGTGCTGCTGGTGGGCTTCGGTGCGCTGGGCCATGACCTGTGGCGCCGCGTGGAACGCTATCGGGGCGCGGGCTATGAAGTGGCCGGCATCTACGCCGAACCGCACGAAATCCTGCCGCCGCAGGTACGCCGCCTGCACGAGCTGGACAACCTGCACACCTTCGTGCGCGAACACAATGTGCGCGAAATCTGGATCGTCCTTCCGATGGAGGCCGGGCAGGAACTGCGCGAAGTGCTGTATCACCTGCGCAACGACCTGGTGGATATCCGCTGGATTCCGGATGTGATGTCGATCCAGTTGCTGGGCCATCGCATCGGCGAATTCCTGGGCCTGCCCGCCATCCAGCTCAACAGCCTGCCCGCTGCCGGCGTGCGCGGCTGGGCCAAGGAAGTGTTCGACCGCGGCTTTGCGTTCTTCGCCTTGGTCGGCCTGGCGCCCCTGATGCTGTCCATTGCGCTGGCCATCAAGCTGACCTCGCGCGGGCCGGTGTTCTTTACGCAACCTCGCCTGGGCGTGGATGGCAAGGTGTTCCACGTCTACAAATTCCGCACCATGACCGTGCACCAGGAACACGGCACGGTCACGCAGGCCACGCGCAATGATTCCCGCATCACCCGCATCGGCGGCTTCCTGCGCCGCACCAGCCTGGATGAGCTGCCGCAGTTCCTGAATGTGCTGATGGGCGATATGTCCGTCGTCGGCCCGCGTCCGCACGCGCTGGAGCACAACGAAATGTACAAGGACCTGGTGCAGCGCTACATGATGCGCCACCGCGTCAAGCCGGGCATTACCGGCTGGGCGCAGGTCAACGGCTTTCGTGGGCAGACGGACACGCTGCGCAAGATGAGCGACCGCGTCGAGCACGACATCTACTACATCCAGCATTGGACGTTTCGGATGGATCTCTTGATCATCGCCCGCACGGCCGTGTCGGGATGGACGGGCCGCAATGTCTACTAGCCCCTTGGGATGGCCCGCCACCCGCACGGCGCCAAGCGGAGGCCCGGCCTTTTCGCCCGACGGCCTACTGCCACGAGCCGACTTCCGCCAGGCGGTGGAGATGCTGCCGCTGGTCTCCATCGACCTGTTGCTGCGCGACGCCAGCGGCCGCTACCTGACCGGGCGGCGCACCAACCCGCCGGCGCGCGGCGCCTGGTTCGTGCCGGGTGGCCGCATCCGCAAGAACGAGCCTTTACGCGCCGCGCTGGACCGCATTGCCCGTGAAGAACTGGGCCTGGCCATCGCGCCTGACACCTGGACGCCACGCGGCGTGTACGAACACTTCTACGGCACCAATTTCGCGGGTGAAGCGGGACGCTCCACCCATTACGTCGTCCTCGCCTACGAGGCCGAGCTTTCGTTGGACACCGCAAGCCTTCCGCGCGGCCAGCACCACGGCTACCGCTGGCTGCAAGCGGAAGAGATCGCCGCCGATCCCGGCGTGCATCCGTACACCCAGGCCTACTTCAAGGAGTGAGCGCCATGACGAATCCCCCTCCCGCCTACCGGGCTGTCATCCTTTGCGGCGGTTCCGGCTCGCGCCTGTGGCCGCTGTCGCGCGAACTGCTGCCCAAGCAGTTCATCCGTTTGACCGATTCGCGCAGCCTGTTGCAAAACACGCTGCTGCGCCTCTCGTCGGCGGGCGCGCAAGCCAAGCCGATTCTGGTCTGCAACGACGCCCACCAGTACATTGCCGCCGAACAGGCGCAGGAGCTGGGCATCAAGGACGCGGAAGTGATTCTGGAGCCGTTTGCGCGCAACACCGCGCCGGCCATTGCCGCCGCCACGCTGCGCGCCATGCGTGACGGCGAAGACCCCATCATGCTGATCA
It contains:
- a CDS encoding polysaccharide biosynthesis/export family protein; translation: MTTFIGTLSRAIAAIALVSSLGACALSPGMTFNADHLVDPLDPNSVATVKEITPSLVVDDLRNREAVINNDGVEKLVGSAEPYRIGPGDILSIVVWDHPELVLPTQTYAIGTGVTELVMGDTASGIPGYTVSSTGYIQFPYTGLLKVAGLTELQARNLIVNSSGKYIQDPQITVRVLGYRSKRVYVEGEVKFPGTVAINDIPMTLLEAVNRAGGLLPTADRSAVYVIRDGRRTRVNLPALVERGQDLNQVMLKSGDIVRVTPRDDSKVFVMGEVFLPTTVVMRDGRMTLTEALGMAGGPNQLTADASQIFVVRSTEQATPEVFHLNAKSPQALAVGAKFELDPKDVVFVDTASLVRWNRFISNLFPSAQTVQTVKSID
- a CDS encoding GDP-mannose mannosyl hydrolase; the protein is MLPLVSIDLLLRDASGRYLTGRRTNPPARGAWFVPGGRIRKNEPLRAALDRIAREELGLAIAPDTWTPRGVYEHFYGTNFAGEAGRSTHYVVLAYEAELSLDTASLPRGQHHGYRWLQAEEIAADPGVHPYTQAYFKE
- a CDS encoding undecaprenyl-phosphate glucose phosphotransferase, encoding MDPSQSDTSARFSGASYLYRLLDAAIVITCGLTATGLKFSDDAMAEPPQIHLFLIYLCGLGVIALFPAFRLYVSWRGRMLTDLVVRSLVAWATVFALGILISFLMHQTAAISRMWAGTWFGMTALTLAGVRIAVYAALGAARDRGLNKKHVLLVGFGALGHDLWRRVERYRGAGYEVAGIYAEPHEILPPQVRRLHELDNLHTFVREHNVREIWIVLPMEAGQELREVLYHLRNDLVDIRWIPDVMSIQLLGHRIGEFLGLPAIQLNSLPAAGVRGWAKEVFDRGFAFFALVGLAPLMLSIALAIKLTSRGPVFFTQPRLGVDGKVFHVYKFRTMTVHQEHGTVTQATRNDSRITRIGGFLRRTSLDELPQFLNVLMGDMSVVGPRPHALEHNEMYKDLVQRYMMRHRVKPGITGWAQVNGFRGQTDTLRKMSDRVEHDIYYIQHWTFRMDLLIIARTAVSGWTGRNVY